The following is a genomic window from Bos taurus isolate L1 Dominette 01449 registration number 42190680 breed Hereford chromosome 11, ARS-UCD2.0, whole genome shotgun sequence.
GTGTACCAGGCGCTGTCCGAGGCGTGAAGCTCAGGGCGCTGCGGGGAAGCACATGGTTGGCCTTGGAGCGAGTTGCCTAGTGTCCCGTACACAACTCTTGGCACCTATGACTGCTAACACTAGGGAGCAGAAATCAGGGTGCGGGAACGACGTCTGCGGGCCGGCCTATCCCGGGGGCCAGGACGCGATGAGGCTTGAGGGGTCCGGTGGCGCTCTCTTGGGGGGCGGGGGCTCGGAGGCCAGAGGGGCCGGACCGAAGCCCGGGGGCGGTGCCAGTGGCGGCGGCGGGAGGCGCAGGACCCAATGAGAGCGCGCGCCGCCCCCGGGGGCGGGGCGTGCGGAGCGCTCTCCCGCCCTCCTctcgcccccgcccctccccccgggCGTCCGGGGCCGCAGTGAGTGAGTGGCACTGGCAGCCTGTCAATCCCTCAGCCGAACGGCCTTCGAGCCCGGTCCGCGGCGGCTGCTAGCAGGGTGCGCGGCTCTGGCTGTGGCGGCGGCGACTTCTCCCGCCCCATCAATCTGCTGTCCGCCCGGCGCGCGGCCCGCCGGGGCTCTCCATCGGGCTTCGTGCCCCCGCCGCGCCGGCCCGCTAGCTCCCAAACTTTCCTCCTCCGCCCCTCTAGCTTCTCTCCGCCGGCCCGCCCGCCGGCCCTCCTCCGCCGCCGCCCGCcagcccgccgccgccgctcccTCCCCCGGGGCCGCCGGGGTTCGGATCCCGCCCGgccgaggcggcggcggcgggcggcggcggcggcggcgcgcgaGGGAGGGGAGTGCGCAGGCTGGCGCGGGGGGCGGCGGGCGTCCCGGCAACTCGGCCGGCACTGAGGAGCAAGTTGCGCGGGGCTACCCGGCGGGGCGCGCGGCGGCGAGGAGGCGGCGCGGCGGCCGCGTGAGGGCAGCGGGCGCCGCTGCGTCCGCCTCCGCCACCACCGCGGAGCCCGGCGCTTCCGCCCGCCGCTTCTCCTCAGCCTCGGCGGCGGCGGAAGCCAGAGCCGGGCGCCCGTCCGCACTGCCTCAGCCGCGGGCCCAGCCGGCCgggccgccccctccccgcgcGGGCGGGGAGCGCGCGgccgcctccccctccccctccccctctttcttctcctccctcgtcgccgccgccgccgccgccgccgcctcagcCTTCGcctcagccgccgccgccgcccgctccCGCCCGCGCGCGGCGGGATGGACGATCAATCCAGGATGCTGCAGACTCTGGCCGGGGTGAACCTGGCCGGCCACTCGGTGCAGGGGGGCATGGCCCTGCCGCCTCCCCCTCACGGCCACGAAGGGGCGGACGGCGACGGCAGGAAGCAGGACATCGGCGACATCCTCCACCAGATCATGACCATCACCGACCAGAGCTTGGACGAGGCGCAAGCAAAGTTGGTGTCGTCTCATTAagcatcttttgtgtgtgtgcgggAGCCGGGCCCGCGGCAGAGTCCGGCCCGGGTGGTGCCCGGGCCAGGGCCTCAGCCCCGGGCGGGGAACTTTCTCCGAAAAGAGGCCTCGGGCCCCGGCCTCTGGGGAACTTGCCCCGCGTCCCTCGACGCGGGCGGGAGTCGCCAAAGTTGCTCTCGGGGCGCGGGACGGACTTGGTGCCGCGTGGATTTCGTGGGTTTCTCTCACCCCACCTCCTCGCGTCCGGCCCTCTGGCAGCCCGGCCCCCTCGCACCGATTCAAACCTCCCGCCCGGACCCGGCTGCACGCCGCCGCGAGCGGGCCCCGGGCCGCACTTGAGGGAAGTGCAACTTTCTCCTCGGCCCGGACTCCGGGCACCCCGGCTCCGCTCGGCCGCTGGACGACCTCGCTGTGCGGGAGGCAGCCCCAGCCCGGGCGCGGGGCTCTGGGCGGTTCCCCGGCGGGTCCGGGCGCGGGCGGCCAAGTTCTCGGGAAGGGAGGGCCGCCTCGCAAACTTTGCCGAGCTGTCACCGCCCGCTGGCCGCAGTCGGCCGGCCGCCCGCGCCGCGCCCGCTGCCCCGGCGGAGGGCGGACGCGGGAGCCCCTCCATGCCGTCTTCTCCCCTGAGTCGCCGCCGTCTGCCCCCGGATCGCGGCTCCCCGCACGGGTTCGCGCCCCGCGGTCGCCGAGGCTGCTGCCCGCCGGGCAGATGGGTAGCGCTGCGTTCGGGCTGGAGCTGTAGCCGCCAGAGCTTGCCGGTTGTCGCTAACTAGTCAACTTGAGTTTTCTGTTGATTTGACGGGGTTCAAAAGAGCCTTCCAAAAGAGGGGGCCGAAATTAAATCTTGGATCTAACTTAAGGAAGGCGCCATATTATTCCATAGGTGATGCTAATACCTTTGtgttttgctatttattttttaggaAACATGCCCTGAACTGTCACAGAATGAAACCCGCGCTCTTCAGTGTCCTGTGTGAGATCAAAGAGAAAACAGGTAAGACGCTGCGCCCCGCGGTGGGCCTGGAGACCCCCGAGGTGGGGTCCGAGCTACTCCTTCGACTCTCCAGTTGAAAGCTGCTGCTTTTGGGCACCGCCATCTTTGATCATTCTTTCCTTCCCACCTCCTGATCTTGAGAAAAAACTGCAATAAATCTGGAGTCGATTTCTGAATTCCGCTCCTGGTGTAAAATGAAGTGTAGAGTGGACGGGGCAGGGTCGCAGTCCCCAGGCGGCCACCTCTGGCTGCAGGCGGGGAGGGGGCCGGGAGCGCCAGCCACCCTTTCCTGCTCCTTTCGCCTTGTTTGTGTGTCAGTTTTTAAAAGGAGCCACGGGGACCGACTCCCGCGGAGAAGCATATCCCGAACTTTGTTTTACTTAGCCTTAAGCTTCATTTCCACAGATAGAAGAATAGATGCAATTGCACAGACCCGAGGAGTATGtttgaattagtattttagaTCAGAATACTACTTTTAAGAAGCTGGAAAGGTAATGATGTGTTTAGGTGCATACAATGTATTATATCTATTAActacttttattaaattttatgctTGAAGTCATTACATTGTAAACatacttaatatattttattaagtaGAGAAAGGTCCACAGGTGCAGGTTGAACAATTTTTGAGGTATTCAGGGCAGGGAATATATGAGAAGACAGCTTTTGCAGAAGTGCTGGAATGAAAACTACAAGTATATATTAGACAAATTTCTGACATTCATCTCAATTTAGTTTCCTtgttagactttttaaaaactgaagatatTTTAGTCTTGAGGTGATGGTAGTGTCTCAACTAGAATTTGAGGtttaatttagattttttatttcGTTTGAGGCATTATCTTCCCTGTATATGGCAAACAAATGCATTAAACAGGCTTTactgtttatttgtgtgtgtgtttgttgggTATACAGTATTATAAAGTTGCTGTTTTTTAAGTTGGCAAAGAATAGAAGAGAAAGTTAAAGTCCAAAGTATAGGAATATTTAAGTGAAGGTATTTAAAAGGTTAAATGTGATTGTGTTTAAACTGAATGTACAAATAATAGTGCACTGTATATAATTGTTAGTTGGTAGGAGAGTGGTCCTTCTTTTCAACAGATTTTTCACCATGCAATTCTGTTCTAATCCTAAAAGTAATCAATAAAAGATGAAGGGTTATTGCTGTCTATTAAAATATATGCTAAAACCATAATTAACAGCAAATATTGAGAGCCTGAAAGACTACTTTTCCTGCT
Proteins encoded in this region:
- the LOC132346531 gene encoding collagen alpha-1(I) chain-like yields the protein MEGLPRPPSAGAAGAARAAGRLRPAGGDSSAKFARRPSLPENLAARARTRRGTAQSPAPGLGLPPAQRGRPAAERSRGARSPGRGESCTSLKCGPGPARGGVQPGPGGRFESVRGGRAARGPDARRWGERNPRNPRGTKSVPRPESNFGDSRPRRGTRGKFPRGRGPRPLFGESSPPGAEALARAPPGPDSAAALVGDGHDLVEDVADVLLPAVAVRPFVAVRGRRQGHAPLHRVAGQVHPGQSLQHPGLIVHPAARGRERAAAAAEAKAEAAAAAAGAARPAGPAAEAVRTGARLWLPPPPRLRRSGGRKRRAPRWWRRRTQRRPLPSRGRRAASSPPRAPPGSPAQLAPQCRPSCRDARRPPRQPAHSPPSRAAAAAARRRRLGRAGSEPRRPRGRERRRRAGGRRRRRAGGRAGGEKLEGRRRKVWELAGRRGGGTKPDGEPRRAARRADSRLMGREKSPPPQPEPRTLLAAAADRARRPFG